Proteins from one Mycobacterium sp. EPa45 genomic window:
- a CDS encoding GatB/YqeY domain-containing protein, protein MAELKDRLRSDLTEAMKAQDKLRTATLRLLLAAIQTEEVSGKQARDLSDEEVLKVLARESKKRSESAEIYTQNGRGELAAEEHAEARIIDEYLPTPLTDAEVADVADTAIAQVAEEIGERPSTKQMGLVMKAATAIAAGKADGSRLSAAVKARL, encoded by the coding sequence ATGGCGGAGCTCAAGGACCGGCTGAGATCGGACCTCACCGAAGCGATGAAGGCTCAGGACAAGTTGCGTACCGCGACGCTGCGACTGCTGCTTGCGGCGATCCAGACCGAGGAGGTCTCCGGTAAACAGGCGCGCGATCTCTCCGACGAGGAGGTGCTCAAGGTCCTCGCCAGGGAGTCCAAGAAGCGCAGCGAGTCCGCCGAGATCTACACCCAGAACGGTCGTGGCGAGCTGGCCGCCGAGGAGCACGCCGAAGCCCGGATCATCGACGAGTACCTGCCGACTCCACTGACCGATGCCGAGGTGGCCGATGTGGCCGACACCGCGATCGCGCAGGTGGCTGAGGAGATCGGGGAGCGGCCCTCGACGAAACAGATGGGTTTGGTGATGAAGGCCGCCACCGCGATCGCCGCGGGTAAGGCCGACGGGTCGCGGTTGTCTGCCGCGGTCAAGGCGCGCTTGTAG
- a CDS encoding DUF4129 domain-containing protein, whose translation MPAIDIDRDAAHDAAQRELAKPIYPKESLTDRLGEWLQELLYRVIAKGSSIPGGWLTIAVLAIVVLVAFIVAVRIARGTMRTSRGGDAGLFGARELSAAEHRATAESYAAQANWSAAIRHRLRAVGRHLEENGLLNPVPGRTANELAGDAGELLPAFGGELRQAATVFNDVTYGEQPGTESDYRLVAHLDEALRRHATLAGSDANTPVVLDTWAPLR comes from the coding sequence ATGCCTGCCATCGACATCGACCGGGATGCTGCCCACGACGCGGCGCAGCGTGAGCTGGCCAAACCGATCTACCCGAAGGAGTCGTTGACCGACCGCCTCGGTGAGTGGCTGCAGGAACTGCTGTACCGGGTGATTGCCAAGGGCTCGTCGATTCCGGGCGGCTGGTTGACGATTGCGGTGCTGGCCATCGTGGTGCTGGTGGCGTTCATCGTCGCGGTGCGGATCGCCAGGGGCACGATGCGCACCAGCCGGGGCGGCGACGCGGGACTGTTCGGTGCACGGGAACTCAGCGCCGCCGAACATCGCGCCACCGCCGAGTCGTATGCGGCGCAAGCTAACTGGTCCGCGGCGATTCGCCATCGCCTTCGCGCGGTGGGCCGCCACCTAGAGGAGAATGGCCTGCTCAATCCGGTTCCGGGCCGGACCGCCAACGAACTCGCTGGTGACGCCGGTGAACTGCTGCCGGCATTCGGTGGCGAGTTACGGCAGGCGGCAACGGTGTTCAACGATGTCACCTACGGCGAACAGCCGGGCACCGAATCCGACTACCGGCTGGTCGCCCACCTCGACGAAGCACTGCGCCGGCACGCCACCCTGGCCGGCTCCGACGCGAACACGCCAGTCGTCCTCGACACCTGGGCTCCGCTGCGGTGA
- a CDS encoding DUF4350 domain-containing protein produces the protein MSTTIGQRWRTGRWIALALVVISAIAAVSAFLTAPRPGGRMDPESTGPDGAHALVTLLRDRGVDVIVAPTVAEVEQAARPDTLLLAAETYYTRGEDLLNRLADVPGDRLLLEPTSRVRQALAPDIRIDSATMLTSEPDCDLREANRAGTVQLGATDTYEKARDVDVTRCYGGALVRYQDGGRTVTVVGSADFMTNGGLLREGNAALAMNLAGDRPRLIWYAPQKPEGDGAAGSSLTDLMPDAVSWLVLQLCLVVVLLAVWQGRRLGPLVAEKLPVVVRASETVEGRARLYRSRRARGQAAEALRTATLQRLAPRLGLGPNASPAAVTSAVAQRYSGDPNTVQHLLFGPPPSTDSDLLHLAHALDDIERQVTTS, from the coding sequence GTGAGCACCACCATCGGCCAGCGATGGCGTACCGGACGCTGGATTGCCCTTGCACTGGTTGTGATCTCGGCCATCGCGGCGGTCAGTGCGTTTCTCACCGCCCCGCGCCCGGGCGGCCGGATGGATCCGGAGTCGACCGGCCCCGACGGTGCGCACGCCCTCGTCACGCTGCTTCGCGACCGCGGCGTCGACGTCATCGTCGCCCCCACCGTGGCCGAGGTCGAGCAGGCCGCCCGGCCGGACACCCTGCTGCTGGCGGCCGAGACGTACTACACCCGCGGTGAGGATCTGCTCAACCGGTTGGCCGATGTCCCGGGTGACCGGCTGCTGCTGGAACCCACCTCGCGGGTGCGGCAGGCGCTGGCCCCCGATATCCGCATCGATAGCGCCACCATGCTGACCTCCGAGCCCGATTGCGATCTGCGCGAAGCGAACCGAGCCGGGACCGTGCAACTGGGAGCCACCGACACCTACGAGAAGGCACGCGACGTGGACGTGACGCGCTGCTACGGCGGCGCGCTGGTGCGCTATCAGGACGGCGGCCGGACCGTCACGGTCGTCGGCAGTGCGGACTTCATGACCAACGGCGGGTTGCTCCGCGAGGGCAACGCAGCGCTCGCGATGAATTTGGCCGGCGATCGGCCACGGCTCATCTGGTACGCACCGCAAAAGCCCGAAGGCGACGGAGCGGCGGGCTCATCGCTGACGGACCTGATGCCCGACGCAGTCAGCTGGCTGGTGCTGCAACTGTGCCTCGTGGTGGTGCTGCTGGCGGTGTGGCAGGGCCGCCGGTTGGGGCCGCTGGTCGCCGAGAAGCTCCCGGTGGTGGTGCGCGCCTCGGAGACGGTTGAGGGCCGGGCCCGGCTCTACCGGTCTCGCCGAGCCCGCGGCCAGGCCGCCGAGGCCTTGCGCACCGCAACGTTGCAGCGGCTTGCACCGCGACTCGGCCTGGGTCCCAACGCCTCTCCCGCCGCGGTGACATCTGCGGTGGCGCAGCGCTATTCCGGAGATCCGAACACCGTGCAGCATCTGCTGTTCGGCCCGCCACCGTCGACCGATTCCGATCTGCTTCATCTTGCCCATGCACTTGACGACATCGAAAGGCAGGTCACGACGTCGTGA
- a CDS encoding MoxR family ATPase codes for MTNYAPPPAPTAEHDAARAALLALRGELAKAVVGQDAVVSGLVIALLCRGHVLLEGVPGVAKTLLVRALSAALQLDFKRVQFTPDLMPGDVTGSLVYDAKTAAFVFHEGPVFTNLMLADEINRTPPKTQAALLEAMEERQVSVDGQPRPLPDPFIVAATQNPIEYEGTYQLPEAQLDRFLLKLNVPLPPRDQEIAILARHANGFDPRDLSTIRPVAGAAELAAGREAVKRVLIADEVLAYIVDIVHATRNSPSLQLGVSPRGATALLSTARSWAWLSGRGYVTPDDVKAMARPTLRHRIALRPEAELEGATPDGVLDGILAAVPVPR; via the coding sequence GTGACGAACTACGCCCCACCTCCCGCCCCCACTGCCGAGCACGACGCCGCCCGCGCCGCCCTGCTCGCCCTGCGCGGTGAGCTCGCCAAGGCCGTCGTCGGTCAGGACGCCGTGGTGAGCGGGCTGGTGATCGCGCTGCTGTGCCGCGGACATGTTCTCCTGGAAGGCGTTCCGGGCGTTGCGAAGACGCTGCTTGTGCGTGCGCTGTCCGCCGCGCTGCAACTGGACTTCAAACGGGTGCAGTTCACGCCCGACCTGATGCCTGGCGATGTCACCGGCTCACTGGTCTACGACGCGAAGACAGCGGCGTTCGTCTTCCACGAAGGACCGGTGTTCACCAACCTCATGCTCGCCGACGAGATCAACCGCACCCCGCCGAAAACGCAAGCGGCGCTGCTCGAGGCGATGGAAGAACGCCAGGTCAGCGTCGACGGTCAGCCACGTCCACTGCCGGACCCGTTCATCGTGGCCGCCACCCAGAACCCGATCGAGTACGAGGGCACCTATCAGCTTCCCGAGGCACAGCTCGACCGGTTCCTACTGAAGTTGAACGTTCCGCTGCCGCCGCGCGATCAGGAAATCGCGATCCTGGCCCGGCACGCGAACGGTTTCGATCCGCGCGACCTGAGCACCATCCGTCCCGTCGCCGGTGCCGCTGAGCTGGCCGCGGGCCGCGAGGCGGTGAAGCGGGTCCTGATCGCCGACGAGGTGCTGGCCTATATCGTCGACATCGTCCACGCGACAAGGAATTCGCCGTCTCTTCAACTCGGGGTCTCACCCCGTGGCGCCACCGCACTGTTGAGCACGGCACGGTCGTGGGCGTGGTTGTCCGGCCGCGGTTACGTCACCCCGGACGACGTCAAGGCCATGGCCCGGCCGACCTTGCGCCACCGCATCGCGCTGCGCCCGGAAGCCGAGCTCGAAGGGGCCACCCCCGATGGTGTGCTCGACGGCATCCTGGCCGCGGTGCCGGTGCCGCGCTAG
- a CDS encoding DUF58 domain-containing protein produces MILTGRAGLIALAGALPIAVSPWPATTFVVVLLLLLAAVAADVVLAGSPRALELTRAPDTSARLGQSVDAVVYVRNTGSRRFRGALRDAWPPSACAEPRSHSLAVRAAESETITTTLRPVRRGDLRSEVVTVRSIGPLGVAGRQRSHPVAGQVRILPPFLSRKHLPSRLARLREIDGLLPVLIRGQGTEFDSLREYVVGDDVRSIDWRATARRADVVVRTWRPERDRRVVIVLDTGRTSAGRVGVDPTARDPGGWPRLDWSMDAALLLGALASRAGDHVDFLAHDRLTRAAVFGASRTELLAHLVEAMAPLEPALIESDASAMVAAVQRRVRRRALVVLLTDLNSSALDEGLLPVLPRLSAKHQVIVAAVADPRVDELAAGRADAAQVYDAAAAERARNDRRSIASRLRHTGVEVVDAAPEDLAPALADRYLSMKATGRL; encoded by the coding sequence GTGATCCTCACCGGACGCGCCGGCCTGATCGCTCTCGCAGGCGCGCTGCCGATCGCCGTATCGCCCTGGCCGGCAACGACGTTCGTTGTTGTCCTCCTGCTGCTGCTGGCTGCCGTGGCCGCCGACGTTGTGCTGGCCGGAAGCCCGCGGGCACTGGAATTGACCCGCGCGCCGGACACCTCGGCACGGTTGGGGCAGTCGGTGGACGCCGTTGTGTACGTCCGGAACACCGGCTCACGCCGGTTCCGGGGTGCGCTGCGCGATGCGTGGCCACCCAGCGCCTGCGCCGAACCGCGCTCCCACTCGTTGGCAGTGCGGGCCGCTGAAAGCGAAACCATCACAACGACATTGCGGCCGGTGCGCCGCGGCGATCTGCGCTCGGAGGTCGTCACGGTCCGGTCGATCGGACCGCTGGGGGTGGCTGGTCGGCAGCGGTCCCATCCGGTCGCCGGACAGGTGCGCATCCTGCCGCCGTTCCTGTCGCGTAAACATCTGCCGTCCCGGCTTGCCCGGCTGCGGGAGATCGACGGGCTGCTGCCCGTGCTGATCCGCGGTCAGGGCACCGAATTCGATTCGCTACGCGAGTACGTCGTCGGTGATGACGTCCGCTCGATCGACTGGCGCGCCACTGCCCGCCGCGCCGATGTGGTGGTCCGCACGTGGCGGCCCGAGCGCGATCGGCGGGTCGTGATCGTGCTCGACACCGGGCGCACGTCGGCGGGGCGGGTGGGCGTCGATCCCACCGCGCGTGACCCGGGCGGCTGGCCACGGCTGGACTGGTCGATGGATGCGGCACTGTTGCTGGGCGCCCTGGCGTCTCGGGCCGGCGACCATGTCGACTTCCTCGCCCACGACCGGCTCACCCGCGCCGCGGTTTTCGGCGCATCCCGGACCGAGCTGCTGGCCCACCTGGTGGAAGCGATGGCTCCGCTTGAACCGGCCCTGATCGAATCGGATGCCTCGGCGATGGTGGCCGCCGTGCAACGCCGGGTGCGCCGCCGAGCGCTGGTGGTGCTGCTGACCGACCTGAACTCCTCGGCCCTCGACGAGGGCCTGCTGCCGGTGCTGCCACGATTGTCAGCCAAACACCAGGTCATCGTCGCTGCCGTGGCCGATCCCCGGGTTGACGAGCTGGCCGCGGGCCGCGCCGACGCCGCCCAGGTCTACGACGCGGCGGCCGCCGAGCGGGCCCGCAACGACCGGCGCAGCATCGCCAGTCGGCTACGGCACACCGGGGTCGAAGTGGTCGACGCGGCCCCGGAAGACCTCGCACCCGCGCTCGCCGATCGCTACCTGTCGATGAAGGCCACGGGCCGCCTGTAG
- a CDS encoding stage II sporulation protein M, translating to MDVDAFVLAHQQTWTRLEQLVKRRRRLSGEEVDELVELYQRVSTHLSMVRSASSDSVLVGRLSSLVARARAAVTGAHAPMWHEFARFWMVSFPVVAYRAWRWWLATAVAFFAVAVVIGIWVGGSQEVQSALSTPQEIEHLINHDFASYYSENPAGSFALRVWVNNSWVAAQCIAFAILLGIPIPWVLFQNAANLGVVGGLMIHADKADVLFGFLVPHGLLELTAVFLAGAVGMRLGWTVISPGDRPRGQVLAEQGRAVVAAAVGLAGVLLVSGLIEALVTPAPLPTFIRIGIGVAAEVGFLAYVIYFGRKAIRAGETGDVEDAPDVVPTG from the coding sequence GTGGACGTCGACGCCTTCGTGCTGGCACACCAGCAGACGTGGACTCGGCTCGAGCAGCTGGTCAAGCGGCGCCGTCGCCTCTCCGGGGAAGAGGTGGACGAACTCGTCGAGCTCTACCAGCGGGTCTCGACCCACCTGTCGATGGTGCGCTCGGCTTCGTCGGACTCGGTATTGGTGGGCCGGCTGTCCAGCCTGGTGGCCCGGGCCCGCGCCGCTGTCACCGGTGCTCACGCGCCGATGTGGCATGAGTTCGCCCGGTTCTGGATGGTGTCGTTCCCGGTGGTGGCGTACCGGGCCTGGCGCTGGTGGCTGGCGACGGCGGTCGCGTTCTTTGCCGTTGCCGTGGTGATCGGGATCTGGGTGGGCGGCAGCCAGGAAGTGCAGTCCGCGCTGAGCACGCCGCAGGAGATCGAGCATCTGATTAACCACGACTTTGCCTCGTACTACAGCGAGAACCCGGCCGGCTCATTCGCGCTGCGGGTGTGGGTGAACAACTCGTGGGTGGCCGCACAATGCATCGCGTTCGCGATCCTGCTGGGCATCCCGATCCCCTGGGTGCTGTTCCAGAACGCGGCCAACCTGGGTGTCGTCGGCGGCCTGATGATCCACGCCGACAAGGCCGACGTCTTGTTCGGATTCCTCGTGCCGCACGGACTGCTGGAGCTGACCGCGGTGTTCCTGGCCGGTGCGGTCGGCATGCGGCTGGGCTGGACGGTGATCTCCCCCGGCGACCGCCCGCGCGGTCAGGTGTTGGCCGAACAGGGTCGGGCGGTGGTTGCGGCAGCGGTCGGGCTCGCCGGTGTGCTGCTGGTGTCCGGCCTGATCGAGGCGTTGGTGACGCCGGCGCCGCTGCCGACATTCATCCGCATCGGCATCGGGGTGGCCGCCGAGGTCGGGTTCCTGGCGTACGTCATCTACTTCGGCCGCAAGGCCATCCGCGCCGGAGAGACCGGTGACGTCGAGGACGCCCCCGACGTGGTGCCGACAGGCTGA
- a CDS encoding RDD family protein: MVPETVVTGDAVVLDVQIAQLPVRAVGALIDLTIIMVGYIIGVLLWAATITQFDEALSAAVLIIFTLLTLIGYPVVFETATRGRTLGKIAMGLRVVSDDGGPERFRQALFRSLAGFVEIWMFMCGPAVICSLISPRGKRIGDVFAGTVVISERGPKLPPPPVMPPTLAWWASSLELSALGPDQAELARQFLARAPELTPAVREDMAYRIAIDVTSRISPPPPPGVPPQYILAAVLAERHRRELVRLRPSGPPPPYPPAPPSYPVGPPSYPGAAPPAPPPTPPRSDGFVPPS; encoded by the coding sequence ATGGTGCCCGAGACTGTGGTGACCGGCGACGCCGTCGTCCTCGACGTCCAGATCGCCCAGCTTCCGGTGCGGGCTGTCGGCGCGCTGATCGACTTGACGATCATCATGGTCGGCTACATCATCGGTGTGCTGTTGTGGGCGGCCACCATCACCCAGTTCGACGAGGCGCTATCCGCCGCGGTTCTGATCATCTTCACGTTGCTGACCCTGATCGGCTACCCCGTCGTCTTCGAAACCGCCACGCGGGGAAGAACACTCGGCAAGATCGCGATGGGCCTTCGGGTGGTGTCCGACGACGGTGGACCAGAACGCTTCCGCCAGGCTCTGTTTCGCTCCCTGGCCGGCTTCGTGGAGATCTGGATGTTCATGTGCGGCCCCGCGGTGATCTGCAGCTTGATCTCACCGCGCGGTAAACGCATCGGCGACGTCTTCGCCGGCACGGTCGTGATCAGTGAAAGGGGCCCGAAGCTGCCGCCCCCGCCGGTGATGCCACCGACCCTGGCGTGGTGGGCGTCATCGCTCGAGCTCTCGGCGCTGGGGCCCGATCAGGCTGAGCTGGCTCGCCAATTCCTCGCTCGGGCACCGGAATTGACCCCTGCTGTTCGTGAGGATATGGCGTACCGCATCGCGATCGACGTGACGAGCCGGATTTCCCCGCCGCCGCCACCTGGCGTCCCGCCGCAGTACATCCTGGCCGCGGTGCTCGCCGAGCGGCACCGCCGCGAGCTGGTCCGGCTGCGCCCGTCCGGACCGCCGCCGCCGTATCCACCCGCGCCACCCTCGTATCCGGTTGGGCCGCCCTCGTATCCGGGCGCCGCGCCGCCCGCGCCGCCGCCGACCCCGCCCCGATCCGATGGGTTCGTGCCGCCGAGCTAG
- a CDS encoding DUF1772 domain-containing protein encodes MSNSPVVVLATVAAISAAAVGGLFYAFSTFVMRGLDRTGPHAAATAMRGINAEAQGNAPFLGLFFGSALIALVVGIAAATRLSHPGSGWILAGAVLALVPIVVTIAFNVPLNDRLAGSLPWPDYYRSWTLWNHVRTITSLIGSALMVIGARLR; translated from the coding sequence ATGTCGAATTCTCCCGTGGTCGTCCTGGCCACTGTCGCCGCAATCTCCGCGGCCGCGGTCGGCGGGCTGTTCTACGCCTTCTCCACGTTTGTGATGCGTGGACTCGACCGCACCGGCCCGCACGCCGCCGCCACCGCGATGCGCGGTATCAACGCCGAAGCCCAAGGCAATGCGCCGTTCTTGGGCCTGTTTTTCGGGTCCGCATTGATCGCTCTCGTGGTCGGCATCGCCGCGGCGACGCGACTGTCACATCCAGGCAGTGGCTGGATCTTGGCGGGTGCGGTGCTGGCGTTGGTGCCAATCGTCGTCACGATCGCGTTCAACGTGCCGCTCAACGACCGCCTCGCCGGGTCGTTGCCGTGGCCGGACTACTACCGGAGCTGGACGCTCTGGAACCACGTGCGGACAATTACCTCGCTGATCGGATCGGCGCTCATGGTGATCGGCGCCCGATTGCGCTAG
- a CDS encoding AraC family transcriptional regulator, which yields MDALVGLLDGVRAHGAFVLRMVLDPPWSMRIQDQAPLTVICMTDGGAVLSPDHGAPIRLHAGDVALTRGTENYVLADAVTTAAQVVIHPGQRCTTLTGEDLKFAMALGVRTWGNSATGATRAVVGAYEGRSAVSARLIGALPDVAVLRAADWDSGLPQSLAAEAAHDGPGQEAFLDRLLDLMLLDFLRTWFARPNSAPAWWTAESDELVGPALRLMYNNPAHPWTVAKIAAAVGSSRASFARRFTDLVGEPPIAFLTSWRLALAADLLESSDVTIGSVARRVGYSTPFALSAAFKRANGFSPATFRARRR from the coding sequence GTGGACGCGTTGGTGGGGCTTCTCGACGGCGTGCGTGCGCATGGCGCGTTCGTGCTGCGCATGGTGCTCGATCCGCCGTGGTCGATGCGCATCCAGGACCAGGCGCCATTGACGGTCATCTGCATGACCGATGGGGGCGCCGTTTTGTCACCCGATCACGGCGCACCGATCCGGCTGCATGCCGGCGACGTGGCGCTGACCCGCGGCACCGAGAACTACGTGCTCGCCGACGCCGTGACCACCGCTGCGCAGGTTGTCATCCATCCGGGTCAGCGGTGCACGACCCTGACCGGCGAGGACCTGAAATTCGCGATGGCGCTGGGGGTGCGGACATGGGGCAACAGCGCAACCGGCGCCACGCGTGCGGTTGTCGGCGCCTATGAAGGCCGCAGCGCGGTGAGCGCTCGGCTGATTGGCGCGCTGCCCGATGTCGCGGTGCTGCGGGCGGCTGATTGGGATAGCGGGCTGCCGCAGTCACTGGCGGCTGAGGCGGCGCACGACGGCCCTGGCCAGGAAGCGTTTCTGGATCGGTTGCTCGATCTGATGCTGCTCGACTTTCTGCGGACCTGGTTCGCTCGACCTAATTCCGCCCCGGCATGGTGGACCGCCGAGTCCGATGAGCTTGTGGGGCCGGCCCTTCGGCTGATGTACAACAATCCGGCTCATCCATGGACCGTCGCAAAAATTGCTGCCGCGGTTGGCAGTTCGCGTGCGTCATTCGCCAGACGATTCACCGATCTGGTCGGCGAGCCGCCGATCGCATTCCTGACTTCGTGGCGTCTGGCCTTGGCCGCGGATCTCCTGGAATCGTCGGACGTCACCATCGGGTCGGTCGCGCGCCGCGTCGGTTACAGCACGCCGTTCGCGCTGAGCGCCGCCTTCAAACGGGCCAATGGGTTCAGCCCGGCCACTTTCCGGGCTAGGAGAAGGTAG
- a CDS encoding cation:proton antiporter, with the protein MAGPLLASVPRLRIPVVIGELAVGLLIGRTGFGIVDPGDKTFSLLADIGFALVMFVVGTHVPIRDVTLRASVPTAALRAVLVGAVATAIGVGLATVFHTGHAAVYAVLMASSSAALALPVIQALGLDGAPVQAVTAQIAIADATSIVLLPLVIDPDRALTAAIGAVLIALCAGVLFIGLWVSDRRGWRKRLHHYSEDNNFALELRISLIALFTLATLALTMHVSIMLAGFALGLAVKAAGEPRRLARQLFGITEGLFGPLFFVWLGASLQVRELGDHPGYILLGIGLGVGAVLAHCVGRLTGQPLALAALAAAQLGVPVAAATLGTQNHLLSAGEPSALMLGALLTIGVTSIASVVAAGRHRAQPA; encoded by the coding sequence ATGGCCGGACCGCTTCTCGCATCGGTGCCGAGGTTGCGCATTCCGGTCGTCATCGGCGAGCTGGCGGTGGGATTACTCATCGGCAGAACAGGTTTCGGCATCGTCGACCCCGGCGACAAGACCTTCAGCCTGCTCGCTGACATCGGTTTCGCCCTGGTGATGTTCGTCGTGGGTACTCACGTGCCTATTCGCGACGTCACCCTGCGCGCCTCTGTTCCCACGGCGGCTCTCCGGGCCGTCCTCGTCGGTGCCGTCGCGACCGCGATCGGCGTCGGATTGGCGACGGTCTTTCACACTGGTCACGCCGCGGTATACGCGGTGCTGATGGCGTCGTCGTCGGCGGCGCTGGCCCTACCGGTCATCCAGGCCCTCGGGCTTGACGGCGCCCCGGTCCAGGCCGTCACCGCACAGATCGCGATCGCCGACGCGACGTCGATCGTGTTGCTGCCGTTGGTGATCGATCCGGACCGTGCGCTGACCGCCGCGATCGGAGCGGTGCTGATCGCGCTCTGCGCGGGCGTCCTCTTCATCGGCTTGTGGGTGTCCGACCGACGTGGTTGGCGCAAGCGGTTGCATCATTATTCCGAGGACAACAACTTCGCGCTCGAGTTACGGATCAGCCTGATCGCGCTATTCACCCTGGCCACCCTCGCGCTCACCATGCACGTGTCGATCATGTTGGCCGGCTTTGCGCTCGGTCTGGCGGTCAAGGCGGCGGGCGAACCACGACGCCTGGCCCGTCAGCTGTTCGGCATCACCGAAGGCCTCTTCGGCCCGCTGTTCTTCGTCTGGCTCGGCGCCTCGCTGCAGGTGCGTGAACTCGGCGACCACCCCGGCTACATCCTGCTGGGCATCGGACTGGGCGTCGGCGCGGTGCTCGCACACTGTGTCGGGCGGCTGACCGGCCAGCCCCTGGCACTCGCGGCGCTCGCCGCGGCCCAGCTCGGGGTTCCGGTGGCCGCGGCCACCCTCGGCACCCAGAACCATCTGCTGTCTGCAGGCGAACCTTCGGCGCTGATGCTCGGCGCCCTGCTGACCATCGGGGTTACCTCGATTGCAAGCGTGGTGGCGGCGGGACGGCACCGCGCTCAGCCGGCCTGA
- a CDS encoding nuclear transport factor 2 family protein, with the protein MSDRSADIHAIRDVVTLYCRGIDRLDFDLVRQAYHPDGIDHHTGFDGTVDEYVAWVRKSLEYLAGTMHLIGNHHVDFAGDDVAISETYLMATHWGKPGTDQRANFTTGARYVDLMERRRGRWAIAERWAVREWTRPDVFAAPEQPGPRGRRDADDPLFVLLKRFDL; encoded by the coding sequence GTGTCTGACCGGTCGGCTGATATCCATGCGATCCGTGACGTCGTCACCCTTTATTGCCGCGGTATCGACCGCCTCGACTTCGATCTGGTTCGGCAGGCCTATCACCCCGACGGCATCGACCACCACACCGGCTTCGACGGGACGGTCGACGAATACGTGGCCTGGGTGCGCAAGAGTCTCGAATACCTTGCTGGAACAATGCATCTGATCGGCAATCATCACGTCGATTTTGCCGGTGACGACGTCGCGATCAGCGAGACCTACTTGATGGCAACGCATTGGGGCAAGCCCGGTACAGACCAGCGCGCCAACTTCACCACCGGTGCTCGCTACGTCGACCTGATGGAACGGCGGCGCGGCCGGTGGGCGATTGCCGAACGCTGGGCGGTGCGGGAGTGGACCCGGCCCGACGTGTTCGCCGCTCCCGAACAGCCCGGCCCCCGCGGGCGCCGGGACGCTGACGATCCGCTGTTCGTCCTCTTGAAACGCTTTGACCTGTAG
- a CDS encoding SDR family NAD(P)-dependent oxidoreductase, with translation MGDFSALPGTAIVIGGTGGIGAEIVRMLAERGARVGFTYHGNASKAAELSAADITAEQLDITDAAAVRRVVDVFAKDGGVHTVVHAAGAHVPMRHLSAVEPDRFDQQLNTDTGGFFHVVAATLPHLRDSHGSLVVVTTAATRRFAVRDGLSVAPKAAIEALVRGIAAEEGRFGVRANCVGPGMLVDGNAQRLIADGELDEKALDAARRNTPLGRFGNAADVAEAVCFLASSRAGFISGQKLDVDGGYGV, from the coding sequence ATGGGCGACTTCAGCGCGCTGCCCGGCACGGCGATCGTCATCGGCGGTACCGGCGGGATCGGTGCCGAGATCGTGCGCATGCTGGCAGAGCGTGGCGCGCGGGTCGGTTTCACCTACCACGGCAATGCAAGCAAGGCAGCCGAACTCAGCGCCGCCGATATCACGGCTGAACAACTCGACATCACCGATGCCGCAGCGGTCCGTCGTGTCGTCGATGTGTTCGCGAAGGACGGTGGTGTGCACACCGTTGTCCATGCCGCCGGCGCTCACGTGCCCATGCGACACCTCAGCGCCGTCGAACCGGACCGTTTCGATCAGCAGCTGAACACCGACACCGGCGGCTTCTTCCACGTCGTTGCCGCGACCTTGCCGCACCTGCGCGACTCGCACGGCAGTCTGGTGGTCGTCACCACCGCCGCCACCCGGCGCTTCGCCGTCCGCGACGGACTGTCGGTCGCCCCGAAGGCCGCCATCGAGGCACTGGTCCGCGGCATCGCCGCCGAGGAGGGCCGATTCGGGGTGCGCGCAAACTGTGTCGGCCCCGGCATGCTGGTCGACGGCAACGCGCAGCGGCTGATCGCCGACGGCGAGCTCGACGAGAAGGCGCTCGATGCCGCCCGGCGCAACACCCCCCTGGGGCGCTTCGGCAATGCCGCCGATGTCGCCGAGGCGGTGTGCTTCCTGGCCTCGTCGCGTGCCGGGTTCATCAGCGGCCAGAAACTGGACGTGGACGGGGGATACGGTGTCTGA